The Lysinibacillus pakistanensis genome includes a window with the following:
- the aspA gene encoding aspartate ammonia-lyase → MMSTQRIEKDFLGERVLPANAYYGIQTLRATENFPITGYTIHSALIKAMGIVKKAAALGNMEVHLLSKEIGEAIVEAAQEVIDGKWDAEFIVDPIQGGAGTSINMNANEVIANRALEILGKEKGDYQSISPNSHVNMSQSTNDAFPTAIHIAVLNLIDELLLTMDNMQAVFHQKAEQFAHVIKMGRTHLQDAVPIRLGQEFEAYCRVINRDIVRIRQTRPNLYDVNMGATAVGTGLNAFPDYIKSVDEHLAEISGLPLKGATHLVDATQNTDAYTEVSGALKICMINMSKIANDLRLMASGPRAGLGEIILPARQPGSSIMPGKVNPVMPEVLNQVAFQVIGNDQTISLASEAGQLELNVMEPVLVFNLIQSISIMNNVFRAFTENCLKDIEANEERMKEYVEKSVGVLTAVNPHIGYEVAARLAREAILSGRSIRDLCLEAGVLTTEQLDLILDPYEMTHPGIAGSSIMKLK, encoded by the coding sequence ATGATGTCAACACAACGTATAGAAAAAGATTTTTTAGGTGAACGAGTATTACCAGCAAATGCTTATTATGGGATTCAAACGCTACGTGCGACTGAAAACTTTCCTATTACAGGCTACACAATTCACTCTGCTTTAATTAAAGCAATGGGGATTGTTAAAAAAGCAGCAGCATTGGGCAATATGGAAGTACACCTATTATCAAAAGAAATTGGTGAGGCAATTGTCGAAGCAGCACAAGAAGTGATAGATGGAAAATGGGATGCAGAATTTATTGTAGACCCAATCCAGGGCGGTGCAGGTACATCGATCAACATGAATGCCAATGAAGTAATTGCAAACCGTGCCCTAGAAATTTTAGGGAAAGAAAAAGGGGACTATCAATCAATCAGTCCAAATAGCCATGTGAATATGTCCCAATCAACAAATGATGCTTTCCCAACAGCTATTCATATTGCTGTTTTAAATTTAATAGATGAATTACTGCTAACGATGGATAATATGCAAGCGGTATTCCACCAAAAAGCAGAGCAATTTGCGCATGTAATTAAGATGGGACGAACACATTTACAAGACGCAGTGCCAATTCGATTAGGACAAGAGTTCGAAGCTTACTGCCGTGTGATCAACCGTGATATTGTACGTATCCGTCAAACTCGCCCAAATTTATATGATGTGAATATGGGCGCGACAGCAGTTGGTACAGGTTTAAATGCATTCCCGGATTACATTAAGTCTGTCGATGAGCATCTTGCTGAAATTTCAGGATTACCGTTAAAAGGTGCAACTCATTTAGTAGACGCTACACAAAATACGGATGCTTATACAGAAGTGTCTGGTGCATTAAAAATCTGTATGATTAACATGTCTAAAATTGCGAATGACCTTCGCTTAATGGCTTCAGGGCCACGTGCCGGCTTAGGAGAGATTATCTTACCCGCTCGCCAACCGGGATCTTCCATTATGCCAGGTAAGGTAAATCCAGTAATGCCAGAAGTTTTAAATCAAGTTGCCTTCCAGGTAATCGGCAATGATCAAACAATTTCTCTAGCATCTGAAGCAGGTCAATTAGAATTAAACGTGATGGAGCCTGTTTTAGTATTTAACCTAATTCAATCCATTAGCATTATGAATAATGTATTCCGTGCGTTTACTGAAAACTGTTTAAAAGATATTGAAGCAAATGAAGAGCGTATGAAGGAGTATGTAGAGAAAAGTGTTGGTGTCCTAACGGCTGTTAATCCACATATCGGCTATGAAGTGGCTGCTCGTCTAGCACGTGAAGCAATCCTATCAGGTCGTTCAATTCGTGATTTATGTTTGGAAGCTGGCGTACTAACAACTGAACAATTAGATTTAATTTTAGACCCTTATGAAATGACACACCCTGGTATTGCAGGATCAAGCATTATGAAATTGAAATAA
- a CDS encoding elongation factor G has product MHKTIGVLAHVDAGKTTFSEQLLFHTKSIQARGRVDHQDTFLDNHELERQRGITIFAEQGRMTIGNDTYTLIDTPGHIDFSPEMERAIRVMDYAIIVISAVEGLQGHTETVWHLLRQYHIPTFFFINKIDREGAAVDNVMAQLQKDCSKDVLLVNEMFHSDYIPSNIMEWLAERDDNLLDAFLNETLDSGSCFAQLKAMIKQEKAFLCFTGSALKDIGIKEFLAQLPLLTETHFNAAAPFKGEVFKIRHDGHQRLTFIKALQGTLHIRDEFSFGDVTEKVTEIRLYNGHRYEAVQEVTAGEIFAVKGLSLANIGAILGSSSNPQPYELVPTLQAKVQYKGDQHIKEVLKIFRILEAEEPSLRVIWHEKFQEIQVHIMGVIQLEVLIEVLNKRFSLAISFGEPQILYMETIASTVTGYGHFEPLKHYAEVHLLMEPSARGTGITFVNACHTDDLSVGHQRLIEKHLFEREHHGLLTGFPVTDIRFTLLTGRAHIKHTDGGDFREATFRALRQGLEQAENILLEPYYRFKLKASTDFIGRIMTDIQQASGTFDPPIVSEEDVMITGRAPVATFMSYSTTFAAYTNGKGVLSLQFDGYDACHNTEEIITQIGYNKNADPEYTSASIFCAKGKGYSVPWYEAQAAMHCIK; this is encoded by the coding sequence ATGCATAAAACTATTGGAGTCCTTGCTCATGTGGATGCAGGAAAAACAACATTCTCAGAGCAATTATTATTTCATACAAAAAGTATTCAGGCTCGTGGGCGGGTGGATCATCAGGATACATTTCTGGATAATCATGAGTTGGAGCGTCAACGTGGCATCACAATTTTTGCTGAGCAAGGTCGGATGACAATTGGCAACGATACCTATACATTAATCGATACACCTGGACACATCGACTTCTCCCCTGAGATGGAGCGTGCGATTCGTGTTATGGATTATGCCATCATTGTGATTAGTGCAGTTGAGGGCTTACAGGGGCATACGGAAACAGTCTGGCACCTATTACGTCAGTATCATATTCCAACCTTCTTTTTTATCAATAAAATTGATCGTGAAGGTGCAGCAGTGGATAATGTTATGGCACAGCTTCAAAAAGATTGCTCTAAGGATGTACTACTAGTAAATGAAATGTTCCATTCGGATTATATTCCTTCTAACATAATGGAATGGCTAGCTGAACGTGATGACAATCTTTTGGATGCTTTTCTTAATGAAACATTAGATAGTGGTAGCTGTTTTGCCCAACTCAAAGCGATGATTAAACAGGAAAAGGCATTTTTGTGCTTTACTGGCTCAGCATTAAAAGATATCGGCATAAAGGAATTCCTTGCACAACTCCCGCTGCTTACTGAAACACATTTCAATGCTGCTGCACCATTTAAAGGTGAAGTCTTTAAAATTCGACATGATGGCCATCAACGTTTAACTTTTATTAAAGCATTACAGGGAACCTTGCATATTCGAGATGAGTTTTCTTTTGGAGACGTAACCGAAAAAGTGACGGAAATAAGGTTATATAACGGACATCGTTATGAAGCCGTACAGGAAGTGACAGCTGGCGAAATTTTTGCTGTAAAAGGGCTTAGTTTAGCAAATATTGGTGCAATCCTCGGAAGCTCTAGTAACCCACAGCCCTATGAGTTAGTGCCAACTCTTCAGGCCAAAGTACAATACAAGGGAGACCAGCATATAAAGGAAGTCTTAAAAATCTTTCGTATCCTTGAAGCGGAAGAGCCTTCATTACGTGTGATTTGGCATGAAAAATTTCAAGAAATTCAAGTACATATTATGGGGGTTATCCAGCTTGAGGTCCTTATTGAAGTGCTAAACAAGCGTTTTTCACTAGCCATTTCATTCGGGGAGCCACAGATATTATATATGGAAACAATTGCATCAACTGTTACAGGATATGGTCATTTCGAACCTTTAAAGCACTATGCAGAAGTACATTTATTAATGGAGCCAAGTGCACGCGGTACTGGTATTACATTTGTCAATGCATGTCATACGGACGATTTATCCGTTGGGCATCAACGACTGATTGAAAAGCACTTATTCGAGCGCGAACATCATGGATTACTAACAGGCTTTCCCGTAACTGATATTCGTTTTACGCTTTTAACGGGGCGTGCACATATTAAGCATACCGACGGCGGCGATTTTCGCGAGGCCACATTCCGAGCATTACGGCAAGGGCTTGAGCAAGCGGAGAACATCCTACTGGAACCCTACTACCGCTTTAAGTTAAAAGCATCTACCGATTTTATCGGCCGCATAATGACAGATATTCAACAAGCATCCGGTACATTTGACCCTCCAATTGTTTCAGAAGAGGATGTCATGATTACTGGTCGTGCTCCTGTCGCGACATTTATGAGTTATAGTACGACCTTTGCGGCCTACACCAATGGTAAGGGTGTGCTTTCTCTACAATTTGATGGCTACGATGCGTGTCATAATACGGAAGAAATTATTACTCAAATCGGCTACAATAAAAATGCCGATCCTGAATATACATCCGCAAGTATTTTTTGCGCAAAAGGAAAAGGCTATTCCGTTCCATGGTATGAGGCACAAGCAGCAATGCATTGTATCAAATAA
- a CDS encoding Rrf2 family transcriptional regulator yields the protein MVNSRFSVAIHILSLIATTSDKSQLTSDFMAGSVNTNPVVVRRMIGTLKKAGLLSSQTGIAGYELLVEPRDLTLLAIYQAIDGPEQLFAIHDEPNPACMVGRKIQHTLEGVYTSIWNAMEEQLQAQTLQDVLDQLRL from the coding sequence ATGGTGAACAGTCGATTTTCGGTAGCGATCCATATACTTTCGCTCATTGCAACAACATCTGATAAAAGTCAGCTAACCTCTGATTTTATGGCAGGAAGTGTCAATACCAATCCAGTTGTAGTAAGACGCATGATTGGTACCCTCAAAAAAGCAGGATTGCTGTCATCACAAACAGGCATAGCTGGTTATGAGCTATTAGTAGAGCCAAGAGATTTAACATTATTGGCTATCTATCAGGCAATTGATGGGCCCGAGCAACTTTTTGCGATTCATGATGAGCCAAATCCAGCCTGTATGGTAGGGCGAAAAATCCAACATACGTTGGAGGGGGTTTATACATCTATTTGGAATGCAATGGAAGAACAGTTACAAGCACAAACTTTACAGGATGTGCTAGATCAACTTCGTCTTTAA
- a CDS encoding phage tail protein, with amino-acid sequence MSRAQSATNRFGGAVSSASNRMGGFATRVTSLRVGANGLSASLRGMQSALIGLAGAYVGANGAAKLLNLTIGAAANYEQNAMAISGMFGDDKQAKKYLQMVEKAAIDSPVLNSTDMMTNSKAFIGISKNLDELKQVWGLVERIQALSGVDTQQAAFSTKELMQGDYVSMYEAVGLDKKELQKITKMDGMSAKMAGLDKLLTKMGVTDEMVNKMGNTTKGLWSQLEEKSQTFFRNMGMESNTKLGEFLRRLNKMFDGLDTTSISNKLGGMLAKATDKAIALYDIFVKWRTQIAYVAGAIGTFVAALAVVGTISALANPVSLIAAGIAAAAIGFKALYDNSETFRGAIDGIVSKVKELWSAFKGGGTSGLINALFPPDIAKQVNSVVDGIKSKMAELTEAFKTGGVGGVFDKIFGEGSFETIKTKFEEFRTYATEKFSQLKGVFGRLKETFSQAFSTIADIISNVWTIIEPYLSGFWNILQVIGDIAMIVFNNVIAPAISFLVQLFSTLWAIAKPILTALGIAWEALSTIIKWAWDNVLSPLVDFILTGVKNAFDAFSDALSVVQGWFESLSGWVSTAYGHVKDFIGFISSAKLPSWISNGISAGVNFVGNIIGAGDDKKGGKKSHYSGLDSVPYDGYSARLHKGERVLTARENREYSEGNGSGSISIAKLADQITVREDADINRIADALVAKILEKRGVSG; translated from the coding sequence ATGTCGAGAGCGCAATCGGCAACCAACCGTTTTGGTGGTGCAGTTTCTTCGGCATCAAATCGTATGGGTGGATTTGCAACTCGAGTTACTTCATTGCGCGTAGGTGCAAACGGACTTAGTGCGTCGTTACGTGGGATGCAATCCGCATTAATAGGGCTAGCTGGCGCATACGTAGGAGCGAACGGTGCTGCTAAATTGCTAAATTTGACAATTGGGGCTGCAGCAAACTACGAGCAAAATGCGATGGCCATTAGCGGTATGTTTGGCGATGATAAGCAAGCAAAAAAGTACCTTCAAATGGTTGAGAAGGCTGCAATTGATAGTCCGGTATTGAACAGTACGGATATGATGACAAACTCAAAAGCATTCATAGGAATCAGTAAGAACCTTGATGAATTAAAACAAGTTTGGGGACTAGTTGAACGTATACAGGCGCTTTCAGGCGTAGACACTCAACAGGCGGCTTTCTCAACAAAAGAGCTTATGCAAGGTGACTACGTTTCAATGTACGAGGCAGTCGGACTAGATAAAAAGGAATTGCAAAAAATCACTAAAATGGACGGCATGTCTGCTAAGATGGCCGGTTTGGATAAATTATTAACCAAAATGGGCGTTACAGATGAAATGGTTAATAAGATGGGAAATACGACAAAAGGATTGTGGTCTCAACTCGAAGAGAAGTCACAAACGTTCTTCAGAAACATGGGAATGGAAAGTAATACAAAGCTAGGAGAATTTTTAAGGCGACTAAATAAAATGTTTGACGGTCTTGATACGACATCTATCAGTAATAAATTGGGAGGGATGCTTGCTAAAGCCACAGACAAAGCGATTGCTTTATACGATATTTTCGTGAAATGGCGAACACAAATAGCTTACGTAGCAGGAGCGATTGGTACGTTTGTAGCTGCGTTAGCTGTAGTAGGAACAATTTCTGCGTTGGCAAATCCAGTCTCGTTAATTGCTGCAGGAATAGCCGCAGCAGCAATCGGATTCAAAGCGCTTTATGACAATAGCGAAACCTTCCGTGGAGCTATCGACGGTATCGTCAGCAAAGTAAAAGAGCTATGGTCCGCATTTAAGGGCGGAGGTACAAGTGGGTTGATAAATGCGCTATTCCCACCGGATATTGCCAAACAAGTTAATTCTGTAGTAGACGGAATCAAGTCGAAAATGGCGGAACTGACAGAGGCCTTTAAGACAGGTGGCGTTGGCGGAGTTTTTGATAAAATTTTCGGAGAAGGTTCGTTCGAAACAATTAAAACGAAGTTCGAAGAATTTAGAACGTATGCTACCGAAAAATTTAGTCAACTCAAAGGCGTTTTTGGGCGACTGAAAGAAACGTTCTCCCAAGCGTTTTCCACTATCGCCGACATCATTTCGAATGTATGGACGATTATCGAGCCATACCTAAGTGGATTCTGGAATATCCTACAGGTCATCGGAGATATTGCGATGATTGTTTTCAACAACGTAATCGCTCCGGCAATCTCGTTCCTAGTACAGTTATTCTCGACGTTATGGGCAATCGCAAAACCAATTCTTACGGCTTTAGGAATTGCTTGGGAGGCTTTATCTACGATAATTAAATGGGCTTGGGATAACGTTTTATCTCCGTTAGTAGACTTCATCCTAACTGGCGTTAAGAATGCGTTCGATGCTTTCTCAGACGCTCTATCAGTCGTACAAGGGTGGTTCGAATCATTAAGCGGATGGGTTTCGACTGCATACGGACATGTAAAAGACTTTATCGGATTTATCTCTAGCGCTAAGCTGCCGAGCTGGATTAGTAACGGAATCAGCGCGGGCGTAAACTTCGTCGGAAATATAATCGGTGCTGGCGACGATAAAAAAGGCGGTAAGAAATCTCATTATAGTGGACTAGATTCCGTACCCTATGACGGATATTCAGCGCGTCTCCACAAAGGTGAACGCGTTTTAACTGCGCGAGAGAATCGAGAATATTCGGAAGGAAACGGTTCGGGCAGCATTTCAATAGCAAAACTTGCGGATCAGATAACAGTGCGTGAAGATGCCGATATAAATCGTATTGCTGACGCACTTGTAGCGAAAATACTAGAGAAACGAGGGGTGAGCGGATGA
- a CDS encoding tyrosine-type recombinase/integrase has product MILKFAIQDFLDEKELQNLSKYTLQSYKAFFREFKRWLYEKEIVDVDDITPSVIKSYLLYCKNERGNSAPTINTKLKHLRAFFNHLQDNEFLLKNPIIKISRMKEDTQIEVFTDAHIRKMLAYYRRTKGKDKQFIAFRNSCIITTLLGTGIRIGELLNLQWSDIDSVNYLMTIYGKNRRQETVPLTSKVLQELLEYKLFCERHFGTLSNFVFVKYINTQMTYDSIKNMFKKLQEVMNFSDVRLSAHTFRHTFSHRFLMSGGDVFTLQKILRHKNLSMTEKYLALWGTALHEQNEKYNPLNDFDL; this is encoded by the coding sequence GTGATATTAAAATTTGCTATACAAGATTTTTTAGACGAAAAGGAACTGCAAAATCTAAGTAAATATACATTGCAAAGTTACAAGGCTTTTTTTAGAGAATTTAAAAGATGGTTATATGAAAAAGAGATAGTTGACGTAGATGATATTACACCTTCTGTTATCAAAAGTTATCTACTTTATTGTAAAAATGAACGTGGAAACTCAGCGCCTACCATAAATACAAAGTTGAAACACTTGAGAGCTTTTTTTAATCATTTACAAGATAATGAGTTTTTATTGAAAAATCCAATAATCAAAATAAGCAGGATGAAAGAAGATACTCAAATTGAAGTATTTACTGATGCCCATATTAGAAAAATGCTGGCATATTACAGGAGAACAAAAGGAAAGGATAAGCAATTTATAGCGTTTAGAAATAGCTGCATTATCACAACGTTACTCGGCACGGGAATACGCATCGGAGAGTTATTAAATTTACAGTGGTCGGATATTGATTCAGTAAACTACTTAATGACTATCTATGGTAAAAATCGTAGACAAGAAACTGTCCCGCTTACATCAAAGGTGTTACAAGAGTTACTGGAATATAAGCTTTTTTGTGAAAGGCACTTTGGTACATTATCAAATTTTGTGTTTGTAAAGTATATCAATACACAAATGACTTACGATTCTATTAAAAATATGTTTAAAAAGTTACAAGAAGTAATGAACTTTAGTGATGTTCGACTTTCTGCACATACGTTTAGACATACTTTTAGTCACCGATTTTTGATGTCGGGTGGAGACGTTTTCACGCTTCAAAAAATTTTAAGACACAAAAATCTCAGTATGACAGAAAAGTACCTTGCGCTATGGGGAACGGCACTACACGAACAGAATGAGAAATACAATCCGTTGAATGATTTTGACTTATAG
- a CDS encoding thymidylate synthase, protein MTHPETAYLHLLQHILENGIKKEDRTGTGTYSVFGHQMRFDLSKGFPLLTTKRIPFKLVASELLWFIKGDTNIRYLLQNNNHIWDEWAFKKWIESDDYSGPDMTDFGRRCLIDESFNVIYQKELASFCERVLSDDEFARKYGELGNVYGKQWRNWTTSTGESLDQLQDVIHQIKHNPDSRRIIVNAWNPEDVIDAGAKGSKAALPPCHVMFQFYVADGKLSCQLMQRSLDTLLGCPFNIASYALLTHLIAHECGLEVGEFIHSIGDAHIYINHVEQVKEQLSRDPKDLPTLKINPNKTSIFDIELEDLTIEGYNPHPAIKAPIAV, encoded by the coding sequence ATGACGCATCCAGAAACTGCGTATTTACATTTACTACAACATATATTAGAGAATGGCATTAAAAAGGAAGATCGTACAGGGACAGGGACATATAGTGTATTTGGCCATCAAATGCGTTTTGATCTCAGTAAGGGCTTTCCGCTGTTAACGACAAAACGTATTCCGTTTAAACTTGTGGCTAGTGAGTTACTTTGGTTTATTAAAGGTGATACTAATATTCGATATCTATTACAGAATAATAATCATATTTGGGATGAGTGGGCCTTTAAAAAATGGATTGAATCTGATGACTATTCTGGTCCTGATATGACCGATTTTGGTAGACGGTGTTTAATAGATGAATCATTTAACGTGATTTATCAAAAAGAACTGGCATCATTTTGTGAGCGTGTATTATCAGACGATGAATTTGCACGCAAATATGGGGAACTGGGGAATGTCTACGGCAAGCAATGGCGCAATTGGACAACATCTACAGGGGAGAGCCTTGATCAATTGCAGGATGTAATCCATCAAATTAAACATAATCCTGATTCAAGACGTATCATTGTCAATGCTTGGAATCCAGAAGATGTGATTGATGCAGGAGCAAAGGGCAGTAAAGCGGCATTACCTCCATGTCATGTGATGTTCCAATTTTATGTAGCTGATGGTAAGTTGAGCTGTCAATTGATGCAAAGAAGTCTGGATACACTATTAGGTTGTCCATTTAATATTGCTTCCTACGCATTATTGACACATTTAATTGCGCATGAGTGTGGATTAGAAGTTGGCGAGTTTATTCATAGCATTGGGGATGCTCATATATATATAAATCACGTGGAGCAAGTAAAAGAGCAGCTTTCTCGTGATCCAAAGGACCTACCAACCTTGAAAATTAATCCGAATAAAACGTCAATTTTTGATATAGAGCTTGAAGATTTAACAATTGAGGGCTATAACCCGCATCCAGCAATTAAAGCACCCATAGCCGTATAA
- a CDS encoding NAD(P)-dependent oxidoreductase translates to MKIGVIGATGKAGQRIVEEALQRGHEVTAIVRSASKVAANIPVMEKDVFALTQEDVKGFDVVINAFGAPFGQEELHVKVGRHLIDILTGIDTKLFVVGGAGSLFVDPEKTTRVMDTPDFPEMFYATAKNQGENLLDLQQSAITWTFLSPSAFFDPEGPRTGSYKAGADHLLVNAAGESYVSYADYAIAVIDEIENPTHKNSRFTVTSDK, encoded by the coding sequence ATGAAAATTGGTGTAATTGGAGCAACAGGGAAGGCAGGACAAAGAATAGTAGAGGAAGCATTACAACGTGGTCATGAAGTAACAGCCATCGTACGCTCTGCATCGAAAGTAGCAGCTAATATCCCTGTTATGGAGAAAGACGTATTTGCCTTAACGCAAGAGGATGTAAAAGGCTTTGATGTTGTTATTAATGCATTTGGCGCTCCGTTTGGTCAGGAAGAATTACATGTAAAAGTAGGTCGTCATTTAATTGATATTCTAACTGGCATAGATACAAAATTATTTGTTGTTGGTGGAGCGGGCAGTTTGTTTGTAGACCCAGAAAAAACTACGCGCGTAATGGATACACCAGACTTTCCTGAAATGTTTTATGCAACAGCTAAAAACCAAGGTGAAAATCTACTTGATTTACAACAATCTGCAATTACTTGGACATTTTTAAGTCCATCTGCATTCTTTGATCCAGAAGGTCCAAGAACAGGAAGCTACAAAGCAGGTGCTGACCATTTATTAGTGAATGCTGCTGGTGAAAGCTATGTAAGCTATGCGGATTATGCAATAGCTGTAATAGATGAAATTGAAAATCCAACTCATAAAAATAGTCGTTTTACTGTAACTTCAGATAAATAA
- a CDS encoding helix-turn-helix domain-containing protein, translating to MKPHMIKALRSYYGLTQGEFASQVGFARTTISEVENMRKYPSAALLAAITRQFEITDEFVAFLRDFEKINGIIHNYTLTN from the coding sequence ATGAAACCGCACATGATTAAGGCATTGCGATCGTATTACGGTTTGACGCAAGGAGAGTTCGCTTCACAGGTCGGCTTCGCTCGAACAACAATTAGTGAAGTGGAGAACATGCGGAAATATCCGTCTGCAGCGTTGTTAGCCGCTATCACTCGACAGTTTGAAATTACAGATGAGTTTGTAGCTTTTTTGCGTGATTTCGAAAAAATAAATGGAATTATCCATAATTACACATTAACAAATTAA
- a CDS encoding helix-turn-helix domain-containing protein: MSDYLTGEEALKALYAQDDNDEPEYDPVHIIFHLKARMKERGLTQQQLADMSGVRQATISQLCRGNIERLHIPTLEKIAAAMNITDITQLLSFLPESEIMSGGNPYDIVFDNDKKDA, translated from the coding sequence GTGAGTGATTATTTAACAGGTGAAGAAGCATTAAAAGCCTTATATGCACAAGATGATAATGATGAGCCAGAATATGATCCGGTTCATATTATTTTTCATTTAAAGGCTCGAATGAAAGAACGTGGATTAACTCAACAGCAGCTTGCTGATATGAGTGGAGTTCGACAAGCAACAATCAGTCAGTTATGTCGAGGTAATATTGAGCGACTACACATACCAACGCTAGAAAAAATTGCTGCAGCGATGAATATAACTGATATAACTCAACTATTATCATTTTTACCGGAGAGTGAAATTATGTCCGGCGGTAACCCTTATGATATTGTTTTCGATAACGACAAAAAAGACGCCTAG
- a CDS encoding phBC6A51 family helix-turn-helix protein yields the protein MATRTLNEILKKLTAEQVRAANLLFENDILPPKQRRTFEQIADELGIEVRTLYNWRKLDAMLDYKVAMTDTYTKEHRARIMNAVIRESELGNASMTKLFMQNQGMLIDRVEYEDKSEKVDESAVAAKLASFRAKHK from the coding sequence ATGGCTACGCGAACACTAAACGAAATCTTAAAGAAATTAACAGCGGAACAGGTGAGAGCTGCAAACTTACTATTTGAGAATGATATTTTACCACCGAAGCAACGCCGTACTTTTGAGCAGATTGCTGACGAACTAGGAATCGAAGTACGTACGCTATATAACTGGCGGAAACTAGACGCTATGTTAGATTACAAAGTCGCTATGACCGATACTTATACTAAGGAACATCGAGCGCGTATCATGAATGCAGTCATCCGTGAATCCGAGTTAGGTAACGCTTCAATGACGAAGTTATTCATGCAGAATCAGGGGATGCTAATCGACCGAGTGGAATATGAGGATAAATCGGAAAAAGTTGACGAATCCGCAGTGGCGGCTAAGTTAGCAAGTTTCAGAGCAAAGCATAAATAG
- a CDS encoding methyl-accepting chemotaxis protein — MSLGKRSIIGFSALNVLMIIILVIDLANVTSLDWLSTLLTILGIAMTLSYIVYVQYKIIKPINQLAASAQAIAEGNLHTAPIEVNSNDEISSLTKAFLEMKEQLQIITQKIANSSSDLSTSIEELSASTNEITMAVDEVDSQMEKTSDRLKHVAQSANESAVAMQETADGIERITVATQDVFDHAKEANDVAGNGAEILHVAKNQMQFISNSTEKTSQLMQQLTNKMMDIKSMIDMITTITDQTNLLALNAAIEAARAGEHGQGFAVVAEEVRKLAEQSKHSAHQIVELVVGIENDTTQVASSVEEDLKNVQQGVYVIDEATKSFGTISQHVSKMTSQLEDISATAEELSGSAIEVTKSVMTIASGMDNLSHYTEVVLQSVDEQSASMQAVNTVSQDLCVQAENLQKLTQRFKA, encoded by the coding sequence ATGAGTTTAGGAAAAAGAAGTATAATTGGTTTTTCTGCTTTAAATGTTCTTATGATTATTATTTTAGTCATAGACCTAGCAAATGTTACATCATTGGATTGGTTATCCACATTATTAACAATACTAGGGATTGCAATGACACTTTCCTATATTGTCTATGTACAGTATAAAATTATTAAACCCATCAACCAATTAGCAGCATCTGCTCAGGCAATTGCAGAGGGAAATTTGCATACTGCTCCTATTGAAGTGAATTCCAATGATGAAATTTCATCGTTAACAAAAGCATTCTTAGAGATGAAAGAACAATTACAAATTATCACACAAAAAATTGCCAATAGCTCTTCAGACTTATCTACCAGTATAGAGGAGCTATCTGCCAGTACAAATGAAATTACGATGGCTGTTGATGAAGTCGATTCTCAAATGGAAAAAACATCAGATAGACTTAAGCATGTAGCGCAATCGGCCAATGAAAGTGCGGTGGCAATGCAAGAAACAGCTGATGGCATTGAACGAATAACTGTGGCAACACAAGATGTTTTTGACCATGCAAAGGAAGCGAATGATGTTGCCGGTAACGGTGCAGAAATTTTACATGTGGCTAAAAATCAGATGCAATTTATCTCGAACTCAACTGAAAAAACAAGTCAATTAATGCAACAGTTAACAAATAAAATGATGGATATTAAATCCATGATTGATATGATAACAACCATTACAGATCAAACGAATTTACTAGCATTAAATGCAGCGATTGAAGCAGCACGGGCTGGGGAGCATGGTCAGGGTTTTGCGGTGGTAGCAGAGGAAGTTCGTAAATTGGCAGAGCAATCCAAACATTCAGCACATCAAATTGTTGAGCTAGTAGTTGGAATTGAAAATGATACAACACAGGTTGCATCATCAGTTGAAGAGGATTTAAAAAATGTTCAGCAAGGTGTCTATGTCATTGATGAAGCTACAAAATCATTTGGTACGATATCTCAACATGTAAGTAAAATGACGAGTCAACTGGAGGATATATCTGCTACGGCTGAGGAGCTTTCAGGTAGTGCTATTGAAGTAACGAAATCAGTTATGACAATTGCTTCTGGAATGGATAATTTATCACATTATACAGAAGTTGTTCTACAATCAGTAGATGAGCAAAGTGCCTCCATGCAAGCAGTCAATACAGTATCACAAGATTTATGTGTGCAAGCAGAAAATTTACAAAAGCTTACACAGCGATTCAAGGCATAA